In Anaerococcus prevotii DSM 20548, the genomic window CCTAATGGAAGATGGCAAGGCTAAGGGAGTTCTTGCGGAAACAAATAAGGGAGATCTTACAGTAAATGCTAAGGCAGTTATAGTTGCAAGTGGTGGATTCGGTGCCAATATGGACATGGTTGTAGAATATAAGCCAGAACTTGAAGGCTACGTATCTACAAATGCTAAGTCAATTACCGGAGATGCTGTTAACTTCCTCAAAGAAGCTGGAGCAAACTTCATAGACATGGATCAAATCCAAATCCATCCAACAGTTGTCCAAAAAGACGGATCTCTAATATCAGAAGGCCTAAGAGGAGAAGGGGCAATCCTCCTTAACCAAAAGGGAGAAAGATTTGTAGATGAGCTTGAGACAAGAGACTTTGTATCCAAGACTATCCTAGACCAAGAAGGAAAAGCAGCTTATCTTCTAGTTGATCAAAAGATGATGGATGAGTCAGCTACTATCCAAAAATACTACGACAAGGGCCTACTAGAAAAGGCAGAAGACTACAAGGCTATTGCTGAAATTATAGGATGCGATGAAGAGACAGTTAAGAATTCTATAGAAAAATGGAAGGAAATCTGTGCCAACAACGAAGACCCTGACTTTGGAAGAAAGGGCATGGATAAGTCAAAATCCGACCTATCTAAGGCTCCTTACTATCTAGTTAAAATCGCTCCAGGAATCCACCACACCATGGGCGGAGTCGAAGTAAACACAAACTCAGAAGTAATATCCAAAGAAAGTGCACCAATTCCAGGCCTATACGCTGCAGGCGAAGTTACAGGAGGAGTTCACGGGGCAAATAGACTCGGTGGCAATGCTGTAACTGACATAGTAGTATTCGGAAGAAACGCTGCCAAGTCAGCAGAAGAATATATAAAAGAAAATAACTAAGCTTATGAGCTTTTGCAAGATATATCATTTTCGGATGACCTATCAAGCGAAAGCTCTTTTTGATTTCACTTGAGTTAAATAGGGAGAAAACAAAAGATAGAAATAAGGATTAGGAGAAATATAATATATATGATATTAGTTTAACTAGTCTATTAAAGTTTAAGAATAAGATTAATTTACTAAGGAGAGATAAGTGAAGAAAAAATATATAATTTTACTAGGCCTTTGCCTAATTTTTCTCATAGGAGGCTTGAATTTTGTTAAAAGGGATTCGAAGTTTGACCTAGAGGATTCTAAAAGCAAGGCTGTTTACATATATAATCTTACAGATGATAAAAAAGTCTACGGAAAAAATGAAAATAAGCCTCTCCCCATGGCATCTCTAACTAAAATCATGACCCTTCTTGTAAGTCTCGACCATGTTTCTAACCTAGGAGAGCTTGCACCAATTGACTATGATTCCTATATGAGGGCTGTCAGTGAAAATGCCTCTATGGCGGGCTTTCTTGCAAATGAGACAACGACCTACCGAGACCTCATGTATGGGACAATACTAGCATCTGGAGCAGAAGCAGCAGATTCCCTTGCAATCAATGTGGCAGGAAGCATAGATTCGTTTGTAGATCTTATGAATGAAAAAGTAGGAGAGCTTAATCTAGAAAATACCTCCTACGCCAATGCCGATGGGATGGATGATAGGAGAAACTTCCAGTCGGCTAAAGATTGTGCTATGCTTATCAAATATGGCCTAGAAGATGGTAATTTCAGGGCAATTTTCACTAAGAGAGACTACCTATCTCAAGCGACAAATGAACATCCAGACGGAGTCTACATAGAAAGTACAATATTTTCTCATCTTAAGGATTATGAAGAAAATGGATTTGAGATTATTGGAGGCAAGAGTGGAACTACAGACGAGGCTGGACTCTGCTGGGCGACCCTTGCCGAAAAAGATGGGAAGGAATATATAATAGTTGTCATGGGAGTTTCTTTTTCAGATATTGATGACCTTCCAGATGCCCATATCAGAGAGACCCTAGAATATTTAGAGAGAATCTAATTAATAATGACTATCAATTCATATATTTTTAGGTAAAATACTAGTGAGGTGAAAAAATGATTAACAAAGATAAATTTAAAGACTTAGACGAGAAATTTTATGCCGACAGGGCAAATGTGATTGCCCAAAGTGCAGTAACAAGAAACGGAATTACAGAAGCTGCAATCGACCCTGACGTGATCAAGGACATTCGCCACTCTTTTTCGATTGAGCTTAAGCAAGGAGAGATAACAGACCAAAAGCAATCCGGTCGTTGCTGGATGTTCTCCGCCCTAAACACCATGAGATATAGGATAATCAAGGATTACAATCTTGAGACTTTCGAGCTTTCCCAAGCCTATCCTTTATTTTTCGATAAGCTAGAAAAGAGCAATTATTTCCTAGAATCTATAATAAAAACTGTAGACGAAGACCTCCAAGGAAGACTAGTAAAACACATCTTAGCTGATCCTTTGGGAGATGGTGGCCAATGGGACATGTTCGTAAACTTAGTCAACAAATACGGAGTTGTACCAAAATACGCCATGCCTGAAGTGAAATCTTCATCTGCTACCAGAGAGATGGACGCCTATCTTACCAAAATGCTAAGATCTTTTGCCAAAGACTTAAGAAATGCCCACAAAGAGGGAAAGAGCCTAGAAGACTTAGAGGCTATGAAAGATGGATTTAACGAAGATATCTACAGGGCCCTAAGCGTAGTTTTGGGAACTCCACCAAAGAAAATTGACTTTGAGGCAAGGGATAAGGACGATAATTATATAAATGAGACAGACCTTACTCCTAAGGAATTTTTCGACAAATATGTAAAGATGAATCTAGACGATTATATTTCTTTAATAAATGCCCCTACCGGAGATAAGCCATTTAACGAAACTTTTACGGTGGATTTCCTGGGCAATGTCGTAGAAGGTAAGGAAGTTAAATACCTAAATCTTCCTATAGACGAACTAAAAAAGGCCGCTATCAAGCAACTTAAGGACGGATTTCCTGTATGGATGGGCTGCGATGTAGGCCAAAGCTTTATCAGAGAGGAAGGAATCCTTGATACCAAAGCCTTTAATATCAAAGAAATCTTCGACCTAGACTTTGAGATGACTAAGGAAGAAAGACTTGACTACTCAGAAAGCTTGATGACTCACGCCATGGTATTTACAGGAGTTGACCTAGACGAAGATGGAAATCCAGTAAGGTGGAAGATAGAAAACTCTTGGGGAGATAGGGCAGGAAACAAGGGCTATCTAGTAATGAGCGATGCTTGGTTTGATGAATATATGTATCAAATCGCAGTAGATAAGAAATATCTAACAGAAGATCAGAGAAAAGCCTGGGACAAGGACCCAATCCACCTAAAACCTTGGGATCCTATGGGATCTCTTGCAAGATAAAGTTAAGGGCCTTTGGGCCTTTTTCTTTTGGGCTTAAATTTCACTTTTCCTGAAATTTATTATAAGATAGGAGTAAGAAAAAGATAGAGGAGATTTTATGGAAAAAATTTTATTTCTAGAAGGAAAATATAGGGAGAAAATCTGGGGAGGCAAGAGACTTAGGGAAATTTATTCTTACGATATTCCTTCAGATAATACTGGAGAATATTGGGCGATTTCCGATATGGGAGATATGAGTTCTATTATTACTAATGGAGAATTTAAGGGGAAAAGCTTAGAAGAAGTCTACCAAAAGCACAAAGACCTTTTTGGAAATCCGAAAGAAGCTACCCTTCCCCTCCTTGTTAAGATTATAGATGCAAACACTGACCTATCAATCCAAGTCCACCCAGATGATACTATGGCAAGAGAGCTTGAAAACTCTAGGGGAAAGACCGAATGCTGGTATGTCCTAAACGAAGAGCCTGCCTCAATTATCTACGGCCTTAAGGTAGATGATAAAAACGAGGCTATAAAACTCATTGACGAGAGAAAGTGGGATGAGCTTTTAAGAGAAGTCCCAGCGAGGAAAGGAGATTTCTTTTTCGTAGAAGCAGGCACAGTCCATGCCATAAAGAAGGGGTCTCTAATCTTAGAAATTCAACAAGCAAGTGATATAACCTACAGGCTCTATGACTATGATAGAAAAGACGATAATGGGAAACTTAGAGACCTTCACCTAGAAGAATCCAAGAAGGCGATTAAAATAAATGAAAACAAAGAAGAAATTGAAGAATTTAAAATAGAAGGCCTTAAGGGAAGGGTTCTTACCCAAAATAAATACTTTGAAGTTTATGAATATAAGATAGAAGGAAGAAGTGAATTTATAAAAGAAAATCCTTATAGCCTTTGGAGTGTAGTTGGTGGACGTGGAGAGATTTTAATAGATGGAAAGTCTTATGGGATAAAGAAGGGAGACTTTTTTATTCTAACAGATGAGGTGAAAAAATTTGAGCTTAGAGGAGAAATAAGTCTTGTAGAATCCTTTACGGTAGAGGATAAAACATTTGCATAAGCAATAAATGAAAATATTTTCAAAAGATGCAAGGAATGGATAAATATACTGAAAATGTGTTTATTACTCCATTTCCTTGCATTTTTTATGCGGATATTATAAAATAATATTAGCGATAAGCGAATTTACATAATAGTAAATCCTTTTCATAAATTATATGTAAGGAGTAAGAATGGCGAATTTAAAATTAGAACACATAGATAAAATTTATCCTAATGGAGTTCAGGCAGTATTTGATTTTAATTTAGAAATTGAAGATAAGGAATTCATAGTTTTTGTAGGACCTTCTGGTTGTGGAAAGTCTACAACACTTAGAATGATTGCAGGCCTTGAGGAAATTTCTGAGGGGAATTTATACATTGACGGCGAGCTTATGAATGAGGTAAGTCCCAAGAATAGAAATATCGCTATGGTATTTCAAAACTACGCCCTCTATCCACACATGACAGTTTTTGACAACATGGCCTTTGGTCTTAAGCTTCAAAAGGTAGACAAGGCTGAGATTAAGAAAAAGGTAGAAAGAGCAGCAGAAATGCTCGAGTTGACTAATCTTTTGGATAGAAAGCCTGCGGCCTTATCTGGAGGACAAAGACAAAGAGTTGCCCTAGGGCGAGCCATAGTAAGGGAAGCTGATATCTTCCTTATGGATGAGCCTCTATCTAACCTAGATGCTAAGCTTAGGGTTCAGATGAGAACAGAAATATCCAAAATTCATGACCAGCTTGATACTACAACTATTTACGTAACTCACGATCAGACTGAGGCTATGTCAATGGCTTCAAGGATTGTAGTAATGAAAGATGGCTATATGCAACAGGTTGGAACTCCAGAGGAAATCTATGACTCTCCAGCTAATATTTTCGTTGCAAACTTTATTGGTTCTCCTCCAATGAACTTCTTTAATGGAAAAGTAGTAAATTCCAAGATTCAAGTTGGTAATGATGATATTCCAGTAACTAATGAGCAAAAAGAAGCTTTAAAATCCTACGAAGCTAAGGAAATAATAGTTGGAATAAGACCAGAATCTTTTTCTATTAATACCGAAGGGAAAAGCGCTAAATCAATCAAAGCAAGGATAGAAAATATAGAAATGCTTGGGGATGAATCTATCCTTTATGCAAGAGCAGAAGAAGCTGCAAGCCAGATAGCAGTAAAGGTCCAAGGAAAGTTTAAAGGAATAGATAAAAACGACGAGATTAATCTAGATATAAACTTGGATGAAATCCACCTATTCGATAAAGATACGTCAATGAGAATTGTATAATGGAAGCTCTATCGAAATCTTTGGGCAAAGTCGGAGAGCTTATACTCTTCGTCCTTTTGTCTATAGTATATACTAGCTTGATAATCTCGCCTTTGATTTTGGTAAATCTTCTAATCGAAGGGAGTCTTATTAGATATATTTTATTATTTATTCCCCTGATTGGACTTTTGGGCCTAGCTTTGGAAAGGGAACTTATAGCGGTAAAGGCGGTTTTTATAGATTATAAGTCCTATTATAGGCCTTATTTTAAAGATGTTTTCGGACAAGGTTTCATCAAAAAGTATTTGACTTATTCATTGATATTTAGTCTCTACTTTTACTTCTCTGACGCCTTGAGAATCCTAGAAAGTGATGCGCTAATCCTCTTTGTATTTAGGATATTTTTAAGCCTAATATTTAGAAATATTATTTTTTATACAATACTTCAAAGGGCTTTTAGGGAAGACATTGGATTCATCAAGACTATCAAGAATTCTTGCTTATTAACATTTAGATTCCCAATATATGCAATTATTATCGGCTTTGTCCGGGAAGTTATAGAAAGTTTACTTGTTACAAATATTCTTTGGACTTATGTCTTAGTAATTATAATTGGATTTTTGGGAACTTTCATAAATGAGACTAAAGTCAAGAACTTATAAGGAAGGTTAAAATGGAAAATAAAAATCAGGGTCAAGTAAAAGTAATTGACCAAAAGGAATTAGAAAGAAGAAAGAAAAAAGCCAAAAAACCATTTAGCCAAAGATTTAAGAAGAATCTACCTCTTATGGCCTTCTGTCTACCAGGCTTTATTTGGTTTGCCATAATGAGCTATTTGCCTATGTTTGGGGTAATTATCCCCTTTAAGGACTACAAGGTTTTTTCTAAGAATTTCTTCTATAATCTCTTTCATAGCGAATGGATTGGATTTGATAACTTCAAATTCTTCTTCCAAAGCAATGACGCTTGGGTTATCATAAGAAATACGATTTTGTACAATGCTTGCTTTATAGTTGTAAATATAGTTCTTGCTATGTTTACCGCCATAGCTCTTCATGAGCTTTTAAATAGAAAAGCTGCGAAGTTCTATCAGACCTCGCTCTTTCTGCCATATTTCTTATCTTGGGTTGTAATCTCTTATGCAGTATTTGCCTTTCTATCACCAGATAAGGGCTTGATAAATTCTCTTATTATGAAATTCGGTGGAAGAAGTAAGAATTGGTACACAACCAAGACTTGGTGGCCAGTATTTTTGGTAATCATTAATGCTTGGAAAGGCCTAGGTTATAATACAGTAGTTTACCTATCAGCCCTATCAGGAATTGATAAGACCTACTACGAGGCGGCTGTAATGGACGGAGCAAGTAAGTGGGAACAGATAAAATATATCACTATACCAATGCTAAAGCCTGTTGTTACTGTTTTATTTATAATGAGTCTTGCTAATATATTTAGGGCAGACTTTGGTTTGTTCTACCAAGTTCCAAGAGATTCGGGACCTTTGTATTCAGTTACAAACGTAATCGATACCTATGTATTTAGGGCCCTTATGAAAAATGGAGACATAGGCCTATCATCAGCCGTATCGCTTCTCCAATCAGCAGTTGGAGCAGTCCTAATAATAGGTGCCAATAAGATTGTCAAAAAATATGATCCACAAAGATCACTTTTCTAGGAGGATATATGCAAAAAGTAAATAAGAAAAAGCATTTTGATCCCTTAGAAGTAAGTAAGGGAGCTAATATAGGATTAAATATATATCTTATACTACTAACTATATCAGCGATTTTACCCTTCCTATTTGTATTTATAATATCAATTACGGATGAGTCAACACTTGCGATAAATGGCTATAGTTTATTTCCAGAAAAAATCAGCTTCGATGCCTACAAGCTAATTTTTAGCTCTGGTTCATCGATAGTTCAAGCCTACAAGGTATCGATATTTATAACAGTGGTTGGTGTAATATTAGCCCTAATCCTTACGACCCTATATGCTTATGCCCTATCAAGAGATGACTTTGAATTCAAGGGATTTTTTACAAAAGTCTCAACTATTCCAATGTTATTTTCCGGAGGGCTTGTAGCAAGTTATCTAGTAATGACGCAATTTTTGGGTCTTAGAAATTCGGTATGGGCACTTATCCTCCCCCTACTTCTAGGAACCTTTAATATAATAATAATGAGGACATTTTTTCAAACAAGTATACCAAAAGCCTTGATTGAGGCGGCGACGATCGATGGAGCCAATGAATTTCAAATATTTTTCAAAGTAGTGCTTCCCCTATCCTTGCCAGTACTTGCAACAATTGGACTATTCTTAACATTAGGTTATTGGAATGATTGGTATAACGCTATGCTGTACATAGACGACTTAGATAAAATACCTGTCCAATATCTCTTAATTAGAATACAAAATTCAACGGCCTTCCTCGCATCAAGAGGTAGCCAAATAGGAGGTGTAGCGAATCAGGCGATGAAAACTTTGCCACAGGAGACTTTGAGGATGGCTATAGTAGTTATAACAACTGCGCCAATTGCAATAACATATCCATTCTTCCAAAGATACTTCATAAGTGGCCTAACACTGGGAGCAGTTAAGGAATAATTCATTAATAAGGAGGGAAAAATGAATTTAGTTAAAAAATTTGCTTACACATCAATGGCTCTAATGCTTGCTCTAGGCATTTCAGCTTGCGGAAACAATGACGGAAATGTAGAAGATGAAAACAAAACCGAAACTAGTGAAAGCGTAGAAAACAAAGAAAACAAAGACGATAAAAAAGATAAAAATGCTAAAGATGACGAAGTTCCTACCTTAACTTATCTTAATATAGGAACCCCGCAAGCAGGAACGGAAGAGACAGTAAGTAAGATTAACGAATACCTTGATGAAAAAGAAGCTGGTTATCACTTAAATCTAATCTTCTATGATTGGGGAGATTATGAACAAAGACTTCAACTTGCTTCATCAACAGGAGAAGATTGGGATCTAGCCTTTACTGCAAGCTGGGCAGGACCTTACAAGACTCTAGTATCACAAAACGCCTTGATGGATCTAACTGACTTAATGGAAGGCAAGGAATTTGTTGATTTAATCAATCCTGATATGCTAAAAGGTGTTAGTGTAGACGGCAAAGTTTACGGAATCCCTGCAGCATATCCTGGAGTTGTTGCAGCTAACCAATTTGTATGGACAAAGAGCATGGTTGATAAATATAATATCGACTACAAGAATATCCAAAATATAGACCAATTAGAGCCTATCTTTGAAGAAGTAAAAGAAAAAGAAGGTATGCAATATCCATTTGGCGTATCTAAGGACTTCTTGTTCGCTATGCCAGAGCCTGTATATCAAGTTACAGATGGGGTAGCTGTAAGAGAAGAAGATGGCAAGCTTAAGGCTTACAACTTATATGCGGATGATCTTTATAAAGAACAAATCATGAAGATGAAAGATTATATGGACAAAGGATACATCTCACCATCAGCTCCACAAGTTGAGCCAGGAACAGTAATGCCAGAAAACGAAGTTCTACTAACAGAAGGTGAAGGAGAACCAGGATCTGCCGCTATATGGTCAGTTGCACCACGTAACGAAGTAGTATCAAATATAATTGGAGATAAGGTTCTTATATCTAACGACAAGGCTACAGGAAAGATGATTTCCATCAACTCACAAACTGATAAGGCAGAACTTGCAATGGACTTTATCAACAGAATGTTCACAGATAAAAACCTACAAGACATGCTATCTTACGGTGTTGAAGGCAAAAACTTCGAGTACAAAGACGGAAAAGTTGTAAAACACAATAAGGATTCTGATGGAATAGATAACGATTACGATGTACCATCATTTACCTTCCTATGTGCATTTAACAGAACTCCACTAGAGGGAGCTCCTGGAATTGGCGATGAAGAATTCGATAAGGAAGCAAAAGAATTTGAAGATAAACTAGTAGCATCTCCAGTATTAGGATTTACCCTAGACGAATCAAAGATAGCAACAGAAATAGCAAATGTTCAACAAACACAAAGCGAATACACCATCAACCTTAAGACAGGTGCCTTTGACGAAAGCTACTATCAAGAATTCTTAGATAAACTAAATACAGCAGGAATCGAAAAGGTAATAGAAGAAGTACAAGCACAATTAGATAATTGGGAAGGCGCTGATAAGCAATAAAAGAAAGCAGGAGAGATGAATTTACTAAAAAAACTTAGCATAAGCACACTCCTAGTTGGACTTAGCTTAAGTCTTTCTAGCTGCACAGCTTCCGATAATAAAGAAAAGTCCAAAAAAGCTTCAGAAGAGCTTCCTACCATAACTTATTATGATGTAGGAACTCCACAAGAAGATACAGGAGAGGTGGTAGAAGCTATAAATGAATATCTAGATAAATCTGATGCAGGATATCACCTAAACCTACAATTTTTCGATTGGGGCGAATATGAACAAAGACTTCAGCTTGCGTCAAATGCGGGAGATGACTGGGATATAGCCTTTACAGCTAACTGGTCTGGTCCTTATAAAAACTTGGTAGAGAAGGGAGCCTTTGCTGACATAACGGATCTTATAGATGAAAAAGGTCAAGCTATAAAAGATTCTCTTTCAGAAGACGTATTAAAGGGAGCTTCTATTGAAGGAAGACTATATGGTGCGCCAGCAGCTGCTAAAAATGTTGTTCCAGGCAATTATTTCGTTTGGAATAAAGCTTATGTAGATAAATATAAGATTGATATAGATAGTGTAAAGACTATAAAAGACCTTGAACCTTATCTTAAAGAGGTCAAGGAAAATGAAGCGAGCGTCGATTATCCTTTCAACATAGTAAGTGATTTCCTCCTTCAAACACCAACTCCACAGTCTGAAGCGACACCAGGAGTTGCCGTAAAAGAAGAAAATGGAAAGCTCATCGCCTACAATAGCTGGGCTGACCCAGAGCTTAAGAAACAATTAGACGTCCTAAAAGACTACATGGACAAGGGTTATATTAACCCATCAGCTCCTCAGATGAATGCGGGAGATGGAGAAGAAGGTGATAGGTGGCTAGTAACAAAAGCCGAAGGAGGTCCAGATTCGGATGGGATTTGGTCTAACTCCTTCAAGAGCGAAGTCATATCCTCCCCAGCAGGTAACAAAACAATAGTAACAAATCAAAAAGCTACTGGTTCTCTTGCCGCTATTAACTCCCAATCTGAGCACAAAGAATTGGCTATGGATTTTCTAAATAGAATGTATAGCGATAAGGAGCTTATGAGATATCTAACCTATGGAATAGAAGGCAAGCACTATGATTTAGTAGATGGAAAGGTTGAAAAGTACGAAGATACTAAATATGACGTACCAGCCTTTACCTTCCTAGCCTCTGAAAATATGACACCACTTACTACATCTGAAGATTCTGACACGCCAGAAGCTAAGGAAAAACTAGATAAGTTTTTAGAGAATTTAGAGCCTTCTCCTATACTAGGTTTCAACTTTGATAGGAAAAGCGTTGAAAGCGAGGCAGGAAATGTTGAACAGACAATTTTCGAATACGAGAAAAATCTCAAAACAGGTGCCTTTGATGAAGACTATTATCAAGAATTCTTAGATAAGCTTAATACTGCTGGAATTGATAAGTTGATAGAAGAAGTCCAAAACCAATTAGATAATTGGGATAGGAAATAGAAGTGAAAAAGACTTATGTTTAGGCATAGGTCTTTACTTTTGCAAACTATAATGAAAATTGTTTCATTTATTGGAAGTTTTTTTGAGAAATTAGAAAAGATTTAGGAGTTAATATGTTAGAAAAAAGAGGCCTTATTGAAGGGTTCTATGGAATCCCTCGGAGCTTTGAAGAAAGAATGTCTATGATTGGCTTTCTATCTGATATTGATATGAACCAATATGTCTATGCACCAAAGGATGACCCTTACCACAATGTAAAATGGAGAGAGCCTTATCCAGATGAGAAATTAGCCGAGATAAGTGAGCTTGCCAGTCTTTCAAAAAATAAGGGAGTCGACTTTGTTTGGGCTATTCATCCAGGGCAAAATTTGATTGATTTTAACTTGTATGAAGAAGAAATTGATAAGTTATTTACTAAATACGATAGTCTTCATAAGGCTGGTGTGACCTCATTTGCTCTTTGCATGGACGATATAGATAGGGACTTAGCCTATGAGCAAAGAGAATTTCATTTAAGATTAGTGAAAGATATCTTAAAGAAACTTAAAAGTTATGAAAACGAAAAACTTTTGTTTGTCCATCCTTGGTATAACAGTGCCTGGATTGATGAGAAGGGGGAGGAATACTTTAAGCTATTCAGAAATCTAGATAATTTAGAAATTATGTGGACAGGCTATGACGTAGTTGTTCCTATAACAAAAACTTCCCAAGAAAGATTTACAGAGATTTCCCAAAAAGAAGCCAACATTTGGTTTAACTGGCCTGTAAATGACTATCTAAGAGATAGAATATTTATGGAAATATTTGAGTTTTATGATTCAAGCGAGATAAACTACAAGTCAATCCTAACAAACCCGATGAATCAGGCAGAGCTAAGCAAGATATCTATCTATCAAATAGGAGAATTTGCCAAAGATCCAGCTGGCTTCGTCCCTATCGAATCTTTCAAAAGGGCCTTAGGCTATATAGATGAAAAAGTAGCTTCTGAGCTTTTTATAATAGCTGATTCCTTCTTTGCCTCAGGAGTTTACGATAGATTTGAGGATAAGAAATATAGGGAAGATTATGAGATTGGACTAGCTTATAGACAAAAAGATTTTGAAAAAGTTAAAAGCTTAATTGATAAGAAATTAGTTGCCATAGACTCCTACTTCAAAAACCGCACCAATGATAAATTGTACATGGAAGTAAAACCGTTTTTTACCTCCCTATCATATCTATTGGCAGCTGTTAAGGCAGCGATAGATAAAGACTTTAAGAAAGCCTCAAGCCTATATGAAAAGTGTGGGGAGTGTAAGGTAAAAATCTATAAAGAATTTAGCTTAGATACTATAGAATATAGGAAGGTCAAAACTTCTAGAGTCTTAATGAAAATCTACGAAGAGCTTATGGAGGAAGTAGAAAAATGAAAAAGACTATCCACATAGTAAGCCATACTCACTGGGACAGGGAATGGTACATGCCCTATGAGAAGCACCATATGCGCCTAATAGACCTTATGGATGGGGTGATAGAAGCCTTCAAGGATCCTGATTTTAAGTATTATTGGCTTGATGGCCATTACCTTCCTATAGAAGACTATCTAGAAGTTAAGCCAGAAAATAGGAAGATAATCGAGGAATTAATTGAGGCCGGTAAGCTTAAGCTAGGTCCTTGGTATATCTTGCAAGATGCCTTTCTCACGAGTGGAGAATCTAATATCAAAAATCTAAGTCTAGGAATTAAAAGTATAGAAAAATGGGGAAAGCCTTCGATGATTGGCTATTTCCCAGATACTTTTGGCAATATTGGTCAGGCTAGCCAAATTCTTCAAAAAGCAGGAATAAAGGTCGCCTACTTTGGAAGAGGGGTCAAGGCTACAGGCTTTGATAATGTGGTTATAGATGATTTCACTTCCAAAAACTCAGAGATTTATTGGAGGTCTCCTAATGGAGACGAGGTCTTGGGGATTCTTTTTGCTAACTGGTATAGCAATGGACTAGACATTCCAGAAAATGAGCTAGAGCTTAAAGCTTATATGGATCAAAAGATTTTAGATATGGAAAAGTACGCCTCAACTAATCAATTGCTCTTGATGAACGGTTGCGACCATTCACCTGTTCAAAAAAACATAGGCCAAATCATAAAAAAGGCCAACGAGCTTTATGAGGATTATGAATTTGTTCACTCAAACTTGGACTTGTATTTCGAAAGTGTAAGAAAAGAAGTTAAAGATATCGATACTATAAAAGGCGAGCTTAGAAGTCAAACGACTGATGGTTGGTGGACTCTAAATTCGACATCATCTTCTAGATATTATCTAAAAAAATTCAACAAGACTTTGGAGATGAGACTTGAAGAAATCATCCAGCCACTTTTTACTCTATTTGTTAAAAAGGAAGACTATCCTAGCGAAAAGATTGATTATTTCTACAAAAATCTCATCAAAAATCATCCCCATGATAGCATATGCGCATGCTCTGTGGATTCGGTTCATGATGGCAATCTCAGACGC contains:
- a CDS encoding D-alanyl-D-alanine carboxypeptidase family protein, producing MKKKYIILLGLCLIFLIGGLNFVKRDSKFDLEDSKSKAVYIYNLTDDKKVYGKNENKPLPMASLTKIMTLLVSLDHVSNLGELAPIDYDSYMRAVSENASMAGFLANETTTYRDLMYGTILASGAEAADSLAINVAGSIDSFVDLMNEKVGELNLENTSYANADGMDDRRNFQSAKDCAMLIKYGLEDGNFRAIFTKRDYLSQATNEHPDGVYIESTIFSHLKDYEENGFEIIGGKSGTTDEAGLCWATLAEKDGKEYIIVVMGVSFSDIDDLPDAHIRETLEYLERI
- a CDS encoding aminopeptidase C produces the protein MINKDKFKDLDEKFYADRANVIAQSAVTRNGITEAAIDPDVIKDIRHSFSIELKQGEITDQKQSGRCWMFSALNTMRYRIIKDYNLETFELSQAYPLFFDKLEKSNYFLESIIKTVDEDLQGRLVKHILADPLGDGGQWDMFVNLVNKYGVVPKYAMPEVKSSSATREMDAYLTKMLRSFAKDLRNAHKEGKSLEDLEAMKDGFNEDIYRALSVVLGTPPKKIDFEARDKDDNYINETDLTPKEFFDKYVKMNLDDYISLINAPTGDKPFNETFTVDFLGNVVEGKEVKYLNLPIDELKKAAIKQLKDGFPVWMGCDVGQSFIREEGILDTKAFNIKEIFDLDFEMTKEERLDYSESLMTHAMVFTGVDLDEDGNPVRWKIENSWGDRAGNKGYLVMSDAWFDEYMYQIAVDKKYLTEDQRKAWDKDPIHLKPWDPMGSLAR
- the manA gene encoding mannose-6-phosphate isomerase, class I; this encodes MEKILFLEGKYREKIWGGKRLREIYSYDIPSDNTGEYWAISDMGDMSSIITNGEFKGKSLEEVYQKHKDLFGNPKEATLPLLVKIIDANTDLSIQVHPDDTMARELENSRGKTECWYVLNEEPASIIYGLKVDDKNEAIKLIDERKWDELLREVPARKGDFFFVEAGTVHAIKKGSLILEIQQASDITYRLYDYDRKDDNGKLRDLHLEESKKAIKINENKEEIEEFKIEGLKGRVLTQNKYFEVYEYKIEGRSEFIKENPYSLWSVVGGRGEILIDGKSYGIKKGDFFILTDEVKKFELRGEISLVESFTVEDKTFA
- a CDS encoding ABC transporter ATP-binding protein encodes the protein MANLKLEHIDKIYPNGVQAVFDFNLEIEDKEFIVFVGPSGCGKSTTLRMIAGLEEISEGNLYIDGELMNEVSPKNRNIAMVFQNYALYPHMTVFDNMAFGLKLQKVDKAEIKKKVERAAEMLELTNLLDRKPAALSGGQRQRVALGRAIVREADIFLMDEPLSNLDAKLRVQMRTEISKIHDQLDTTTIYVTHDQTEAMSMASRIVVMKDGYMQQVGTPEEIYDSPANIFVANFIGSPPMNFFNGKVVNSKIQVGNDDIPVTNEQKEALKSYEAKEIIVGIRPESFSINTEGKSAKSIKARIENIEMLGDESILYARAEEAASQIAVKVQGKFKGIDKNDEINLDINLDEIHLFDKDTSMRIV
- a CDS encoding ABC transporter permease; the encoded protein is MENKNQGQVKVIDQKELERRKKKAKKPFSQRFKKNLPLMAFCLPGFIWFAIMSYLPMFGVIIPFKDYKVFSKNFFYNLFHSEWIGFDNFKFFFQSNDAWVIIRNTILYNACFIVVNIVLAMFTAIALHELLNRKAAKFYQTSLFLPYFLSWVVISYAVFAFLSPDKGLINSLIMKFGGRSKNWYTTKTWWPVFLVIINAWKGLGYNTVVYLSALSGIDKTYYEAAVMDGASKWEQIKYITIPMLKPVVTVLFIMSLANIFRADFGLFYQVPRDSGPLYSVTNVIDTYVFRALMKNGDIGLSSAVSLLQSAVGAVLIIGANKIVKKYDPQRSLF